In Solanum stenotomum isolate F172 chromosome 6, ASM1918654v1, whole genome shotgun sequence, one DNA window encodes the following:
- the LOC125867046 gene encoding MLP-like protein 423 — translation MSSNLGKIDVEVEVKTPVDKFWNGIRDSTNLFPKASPNEYKSIEVVEGDGKSVGSVLLIKYTEGFPLVTFSKEKIESIDEANKTLVYSVIDGETLKYYKSFKGSLTVTPKGNGSLVKWCCEFEKASDEIPEPQIIKDFAVKNFKNLDAYLIGA, via the exons atgtcatccAATTTAGGAAAAATTGATGTTGAAGTTGAGGTGAAAACTCCAGTAGACAAATTTTGGAATGGCATTAGGGACTCAACAAATTTGTTCCCTAAGGCTTCCCCTAATGAATACAAGAGcattgaagttgttgaaggTGATGGCAAGTCTGTTGGTTCTGTTCTATTGATCAAATATACTGAAG GGTTTCCATTGGTGACATtctcaaaagagaaaatagagTCAATTGATGAGGCAAATAAAACATTGGTTTATTCAGTTATTGATGGTGAAACCTTGAAATACTACAAGAGTTTCAAAGGCAGCCTAACTGTAACTCCAAAGGGAAATGGAAGTTTGGTTAAATGGTGTTGTGAATTTGAAAAGGCAAGTGATGAAATTCCTGAGCCACAAATTATTAAAGATTTTGCTGTCAAGAATTTCAAGAATCTTGATGCTTATCTCATTGGAGCATAA